The following are from one region of the Paenibacillus sp. KS-LC4 genome:
- a CDS encoding response regulator transcription factor, giving the protein MRTQIIVVDDDEKITSLLRRSLIFEGYEVTTASNGLEGLKLLMTAEPQLLILDVMMPHVDGWEVCRRVREGGSTVPILMLTAKDDINDRVKGLDTGADDYLVKPFALEELLARVRALLRRKSDKIEDTGSKIVYEDLALDQDAREAIRNGKRIELTAKEYDLLLLFIQNPRRVLTRDVIMEKIWGYDFSGESNVLEVYIAMLRQKMEEGGGKRMIQTVRGTGYVLRGEG; this is encoded by the coding sequence ATGAGAACACAAATTATAGTTGTGGACGATGATGAGAAAATTACTTCTTTATTAAGACGGAGCCTGATTTTTGAAGGATATGAAGTGACGACGGCAAGCAATGGCTTAGAGGGGTTGAAGCTGCTAATGACAGCGGAGCCGCAGCTGCTGATACTTGACGTTATGATGCCGCATGTAGACGGATGGGAAGTTTGCCGCAGAGTACGCGAAGGCGGAAGCACGGTTCCGATTTTGATGCTGACAGCGAAGGATGATATTAATGATCGGGTAAAAGGGCTGGATACGGGGGCAGACGATTATTTGGTGAAGCCGTTTGCACTTGAAGAGCTGCTTGCCAGAGTTCGTGCGCTGCTGCGACGCAAGTCGGACAAGATTGAGGATACGGGCAGCAAAATTGTCTATGAGGATTTAGCACTTGACCAAGATGCCCGCGAAGCGATTCGAAATGGAAAGCGCATTGAATTGACTGCCAAGGAATATGATTTGCTGCTGCTCTTTATTCAAAATCCGCGCCGCGTATTGACCCGGGATGTCATTATGGAAAAAATATGGGGCTACGACTTCAGCGGTGAGTCGAATGTGCTTGAGGTTTATATTGCGATGCTGCGCCAGAAAATGGAGGAGGGCGGCGGCAAGCGCATGATTCAAACCGTTCGTGGTACAGGCTATGTGCTGCGGGGAGAGGGCTGA
- the aroF gene encoding 3-deoxy-7-phosphoheptulonate synthase yields the protein MIVITNPHIEEARIAEIVAHIEAAGVQAHVSRGTDRTVIGIIGSAAPTLAEHLRQLKGVENVIKISKSYKLASRDFHPDDTIIDIKGVKIGGNNLVIMGGPCAVETPEQIDEIARLVKAAGGQVLRGGAFKPRTGPYSFQGVGVEGLVMMAEAGRKHGLLTITEVMTPEYVDVCAEYADILQVGTRNMQNFDLLRKLGTIQTPVLLKRGFSSTYDEFLNAAEYILAGGNPNVMLCERGIRTFETYTRNTLDLSAIPVLQSLSHLPVISDPSHGTGRRELVEPMSKASVAAGANGLIVEMHTDPDNSMTGDGVQSLFPDQFANLLKDLEKLALIVGKEFNTEKAPAEAFKEWKI from the coding sequence ATGATCGTTATTACTAACCCGCATATTGAAGAAGCAAGAATTGCTGAAATTGTTGCTCATATTGAAGCAGCAGGTGTGCAAGCTCATGTATCAAGAGGAACGGATCGAACTGTAATTGGTATTATAGGGAGCGCTGCGCCTACACTAGCCGAGCATCTTCGCCAGCTCAAGGGCGTTGAAAATGTCATTAAAATTTCCAAATCCTACAAGCTTGCAAGTCGTGATTTTCACCCAGATGATACCATTATTGACATTAAAGGCGTTAAAATTGGTGGAAATAATTTAGTTATTATGGGTGGACCATGTGCCGTTGAAACACCAGAGCAAATTGATGAAATTGCTCGACTGGTTAAAGCGGCAGGTGGACAGGTGCTTCGCGGTGGAGCCTTTAAGCCTCGCACAGGTCCATACAGCTTCCAAGGCGTAGGTGTTGAAGGCTTGGTCATGATGGCAGAAGCGGGACGCAAGCATGGCTTGCTAACGATTACTGAAGTGATGACGCCGGAATACGTAGATGTATGCGCCGAATATGCGGATATTCTCCAAGTCGGCACGCGCAATATGCAAAATTTCGACCTGCTCCGCAAGCTTGGAACGATTCAAACCCCTGTATTACTGAAGCGGGGCTTCAGCTCAACGTACGACGAATTCCTCAATGCAGCGGAATATATTCTTGCTGGAGGCAATCCGAACGTGATGCTGTGTGAGCGCGGAATCCGAACATTCGAGACCTACACAAGAAATACACTTGACTTGTCAGCTATTCCAGTATTGCAAAGCCTTAGCCATTTGCCAGTGATCTCTGACCCGAGTCATGGTACAGGCCGCCGCGAGCTAGTCGAGCCGATGTCGAAGGCATCCGTAGCTGCTGGAGCGAATGGGCTGATTGTCGAAATGCATACAGATCCAGACAATTCGATGACTGGGGATGGGGTACAATCGTTGTTCCCTGACCAGTTCGCTAATTTATTAAAGGATTTAGAAAAGCTCGCCCTAATTGTTGGAAAAGAATTTAACACGGAGAAGGCACCAGCAGAAGCTTTCAAAGAGTGGAAAATATAA
- a CDS encoding trypsin-like peptidase domain-containing protein produces the protein MDDQNKKNGFDDFFQNREDGQQKQEDNVQPAQADEASADSSEQASKPSYYYSYGPFKSSATDNQVLTDGPGAGNQPISAPAQASSQQSAAASQPYSQQHGDQASFAETMPPAPLRPFSSSQSSARGGWQVKEPQRRTSFKAMFSSFIAGVLVVGSLMYAADVNNWFSKPAEATVSQQGTVTATGQNSGLTAASDRPDDIAKLFEASSPAVVKIETFASPARSNGGSSAESFFEQFFGQDYPGAGRQEQNNNSNGLQATGSGTGFFFDSTGYILTNQHVVGGAEKIEVTVQGYDKPLTAQLLGSDYNLDLAVLKVTDTKAFPTLKLGNSDSIKIGDWVAAIGNPYGFDHTITVGVLSAKERPISIPDEQGTRNYEHLLQTDASINPGNSGGPLLNVNGEVIGINTAVSSQAQGIGFAIPTSTIQGVLENLKNNVEVPKEPVPFIGAELADVSDAMAKQLGMEKAEGSIVSNVYYNSPAYLGDLKQFDVIIGIDGKVYNNTQDLIAAIKKRTVGDEVQLNIIRKGAKMDLTVTIGDRNKFNAQ, from the coding sequence ATGGATGATCAGAATAAAAAGAACGGCTTTGATGATTTTTTCCAAAATCGTGAGGATGGGCAGCAAAAGCAGGAGGACAACGTTCAGCCGGCCCAAGCTGATGAAGCATCTGCTGATTCTTCTGAACAGGCAAGCAAGCCTTCCTACTACTATTCTTACGGACCATTTAAGTCGAGTGCAACCGATAATCAAGTGCTAACAGATGGGCCAGGAGCAGGCAATCAGCCTATTTCAGCTCCAGCACAGGCATCCAGCCAGCAATCAGCTGCGGCATCCCAGCCGTACAGCCAGCAGCATGGGGATCAGGCAAGCTTCGCTGAAACTATGCCTCCTGCCCCACTAAGGCCGTTCAGTTCATCGCAGTCATCCGCAAGAGGCGGCTGGCAGGTGAAGGAGCCGCAGCGCAGAACGTCATTTAAAGCGATGTTTTCTTCATTTATAGCTGGGGTTCTAGTAGTAGGCTCTTTAATGTATGCGGCGGATGTGAACAATTGGTTCAGCAAGCCGGCGGAAGCAACCGTTTCTCAGCAGGGAACTGTTACAGCGACGGGACAAAATAGCGGGCTTACAGCAGCGTCTGACAGGCCGGATGACATTGCTAAGCTGTTCGAGGCATCAAGCCCGGCTGTTGTGAAAATTGAAACCTTTGCTTCCCCTGCAAGAAGCAATGGCGGTTCATCAGCTGAATCTTTCTTTGAGCAGTTTTTCGGCCAGGATTATCCGGGAGCAGGGCGCCAGGAGCAAAACAATAACAGCAATGGATTACAGGCAACGGGAAGCGGTACAGGATTCTTTTTCGACTCCACTGGTTACATTCTGACAAATCAGCACGTCGTTGGCGGTGCAGAGAAAATCGAAGTTACGGTGCAGGGCTATGACAAGCCGCTAACAGCACAACTGCTGGGCTCTGATTATAATCTGGATTTGGCTGTGCTTAAAGTGACGGATACGAAAGCTTTTCCTACTTTGAAGCTAGGCAACTCAGACAGCATTAAAATCGGCGATTGGGTCGCAGCGATTGGTAACCCTTACGGCTTTGACCATACGATTACCGTTGGTGTACTGAGCGCGAAGGAACGTCCAATTTCCATTCCAGATGAGCAAGGAACACGCAACTACGAGCATTTGCTGCAAACGGACGCTTCAATTAACCCAGGCAATTCCGGCGGACCGCTGCTTAACGTAAATGGCGAAGTCATCGGCATTAACACGGCGGTTAGCTCGCAGGCGCAAGGTATCGGCTTTGCGATTCCAACAAGCACGATTCAAGGCGTGCTGGAAAATTTGAAAAACAACGTTGAAGTTCCGAAAGAGCCAGTACCGTTCATTGGAGCAGAGCTGGCTGATGTATCGGATGCTATGGCGAAGCAGCTAGGCATGGAGAAGGCGGAAGGCTCCATTGTCAGCAATGTGTATTATAACTCTCCTGCCTACTTGGGTGATCTGAAACAATTTGACGTTATTATCGGCATTGACGGTAAAGTGTACAATAATACGCAGGACTTGATCGCGGCGATTAAGAAGAGAACGGTTGGCGATGAAGTACAGTTGAATATTATCCGCAAAGGTGCGAAAATGGATTTGACGGTTACGATTGGCGACCGCAACAAGTTCAACGCACAATAA
- a CDS encoding HAMP domain-containing sensor histidine kinase — MTIRLRLTLWYSALLAMTLLIFGFAIYIFVNFNTYGQMKDQLKGEADSYNVVVNELNLLIAPSQGRFYERSFYLQIVRYKEGVINASKELLSSGIKYPIPDVKDNVQAGFIKANIKVNEANVTFLIYQRPIYSDESQTELVGLIQVGAIVTSEESYLKALKTILFTASVIAVLIAFTVGLLLAREVLRPIERVIKSTEKIQSGSDLSVRIPMSGPNDEVGRLVYNLNVMLARLETAYNELDESYKAQRRFVSDASHELRTPLTTIRGNIELLQRMWEKTKEPDALNGIVLALDNQRFGLTVEAMQDIAAESRRMSTLVNDLLALARADAGYEMEKTVVEMQPLVEEVARRAQLLPHTAEWRVGDLSPLRGIEVRGNQDYLQQLLFIFIENAFKYTAEGHIELSVRSKDNQVGITVSDTGMGMNPEEVPHIFDRFYRVDESRGKTVGTGLGLSIAKWIIDEHRGSIEVLTRAGEGSEFTIWLPIVFSETTDSSIIEGTDRTLG, encoded by the coding sequence ATGACCATACGGCTGCGTTTAACTTTGTGGTATTCAGCTTTGCTCGCGATGACGCTGCTGATATTTGGTTTTGCCATCTATATCTTTGTTAATTTTAATACGTACGGGCAGATGAAAGATCAGCTGAAGGGCGAAGCGGACAGCTATAATGTAGTTGTCAACGAACTCAACCTATTGATTGCCCCATCACAAGGGCGATTTTATGAGCGTTCCTTTTATTTGCAAATTGTCAGATATAAAGAGGGCGTTATTAATGCGAGCAAGGAGCTGCTCAGCTCAGGTATAAAATATCCGATTCCAGACGTTAAAGATAATGTGCAAGCAGGCTTTATAAAGGCTAACATTAAGGTGAATGAAGCGAATGTAACGTTTTTAATTTATCAGCGTCCCATTTACAGCGATGAATCCCAGACGGAGCTAGTTGGTCTTATACAGGTGGGTGCCATCGTTACTAGCGAGGAAAGTTATTTGAAGGCTTTAAAGACGATTTTGTTTACCGCATCGGTTATCGCCGTCTTGATAGCCTTTACGGTTGGCTTGCTGCTGGCTCGGGAGGTGCTGCGTCCCATTGAACGCGTCATTAAATCAACGGAGAAAATTCAAAGCGGTTCTGATCTTAGTGTGCGTATTCCAATGAGTGGCCCTAATGACGAAGTGGGGAGGCTTGTCTACAACCTCAACGTTATGCTGGCCCGATTGGAAACGGCCTACAATGAGCTTGATGAATCCTATAAAGCGCAGCGCAGATTCGTCTCGGATGCGTCGCATGAGCTGCGGACGCCGCTTACGACGATTCGAGGCAATATTGAGCTGCTCCAGCGAATGTGGGAAAAAACGAAGGAACCGGATGCATTGAATGGCATCGTGCTGGCGCTTGACAACCAGCGCTTCGGCCTTACGGTTGAGGCCATGCAGGATATTGCAGCGGAATCCCGCCGCATGTCGACGCTTGTTAATGATTTGCTGGCGCTCGCCCGTGCAGATGCGGGCTATGAAATGGAGAAGACGGTGGTAGAGATGCAGCCGCTTGTCGAGGAGGTTGCACGCCGCGCCCAGCTGCTCCCGCATACTGCAGAGTGGCGCGTAGGCGACCTATCGCCGCTTCGCGGCATTGAGGTGAGAGGCAATCAGGATTATTTGCAGCAGCTGCTGTTTATTTTTATTGAGAATGCATTTAAATATACGGCAGAAGGCCACATTGAGCTTAGCGTGCGCAGCAAGGACAATCAAGTCGGGATTACGGTCAGCGATACGGGCATGGGGATGAATCCGGAGGAAGTGCCGCATATATTCGACCGTTTCTATCGCGTGGACGAATCGCGCGGCAAAACGGTTGGAACGGGGCTCGGATTATCTATTGCAAAATGGATTATTGATGAGCATCGCGGCTCCATTGAAGTGCTGACGCGCGCAGGTGAAGGGTCCGAGTTTACGATCTGGCTGCCCATAGTCTTTTCTGAGACGACAGATTCGTCTATAATAGAAGGAACGGATCGAACTTTGGGCTAA
- a CDS encoding 4-hydroxy-3-methylbut-2-enyl diphosphate reductase, producing the protein MQIVKISPRGYCYGVVDAMVLALQTARNLELPRPIYILGMIVHNAHVTEAFEQEGVITLDGDNRLEILEQVEQGTVIFTAHGVSPEVRRRAKDKGLTVVDATCPDVTRTHDLIREKMAEDYHIIYIGKKNHPEPEGAIGVAPDRVHLIERVEDIDLLEVPEGNIVITNQTTMSQWDIRHIISKLLEKFPTAEVHNEICLATQVRQEAVAGQAGEAQLCIVVGDPRSNNSNRLAQVSEEIAGVTAYRVADVSEIKREWLIGIERVAVTSGASTPTPLTKEVITYLEQYNDDDPSTWEIVRTVNMEKLLPNARKKSVVARPEVPETP; encoded by the coding sequence ATGCAAATTGTTAAAATTTCACCGCGGGGCTATTGCTACGGCGTCGTTGACGCTATGGTACTCGCACTGCAAACGGCTAGAAATCTTGAGCTGCCGCGGCCAATATATATTTTGGGAATGATTGTGCACAATGCACATGTGACGGAAGCGTTCGAGCAGGAAGGCGTTATTACGCTGGATGGGGACAATCGTCTGGAAATTTTGGAGCAGGTTGAGCAGGGGACGGTCATATTCACCGCACATGGCGTTTCCCCAGAGGTTCGCAGGCGAGCCAAGGACAAGGGATTGACGGTTGTGGATGCAACCTGCCCTGACGTAACGCGCACGCATGATCTGATTCGCGAGAAGATGGCTGAGGACTACCACATTATTTATATTGGCAAAAAAAATCACCCGGAGCCGGAGGGCGCCATTGGCGTAGCCCCGGATCGGGTGCATCTTATCGAGCGTGTCGAGGATATTGATTTGCTGGAAGTGCCGGAGGGCAATATCGTCATTACGAATCAGACCACGATGTCGCAATGGGATATTCGCCATATTATCAGCAAGCTGCTTGAAAAGTTTCCAACGGCTGAAGTCCATAATGAAATTTGCTTGGCAACGCAGGTTCGTCAGGAGGCCGTAGCCGGACAGGCAGGGGAGGCTCAGCTTTGTATCGTCGTTGGCGATCCGCGCAGCAACAACTCCAACCGCCTGGCACAGGTGTCGGAGGAAATTGCCGGCGTTACCGCTTACCGTGTGGCGGATGTATCGGAAATTAAACGGGAATGGCTCATTGGCATTGAGCGTGTAGCCGTTACTTCTGGCGCCTCAACGCCTACACCGCTTACGAAGGAAGTTATTACGTATTTAGAGCAATACAATGACGATGACCCTTCAACGTGGGAAATCGTTCGTACTGTTAATATGGAGAAGCTGCTTCCCAATGCCCGCAAAAAGTCAGTTGTTGCGCGCCCGGAAGTGCCAGAGACGCCGTAA